Part of the Candidatus Chlorohelix allophototropha genome, TGCGCTTGCTCTTGGCACGCAAAGCAAGTTCCAACCGCACGTTACAGCGCGAAGAGGCGGAAGCAGAGGAAAAATTACGCCCGGTGAATTTTGCACCTGTTTTTGGAGCAACTTTACTGGCATCGGCTTTGGCGCTTTTCAGGATTTGGTTACTGGCATTGGCGCTGGGCATGAACCTGAACCCCTTACAGGTAGTGGCGGTAAGCAGCCTCGCTACAGTTGTAAGCCTCATTCCGGTATCGGTAGCGGGCATCGGCGCGCGGGATGTGGCATTGGTAGCAATCCTTGATAAACTAGGCTATCTACATGAAAAGGCTATAAGCCTGAGCAGTTTTATTCTATTGTTAAATCTGGTAAATCTTGTCGCGGGATATGTTATCTGGAAATTCCAGAATGAGGAGGATTTAGAAAAAAATGCCGGGTAAGTTGCTCTGCCTGAGCGGGTTAACGTCGGAGTTTCAGGATAAAATCAGAAATATTGCTGCCAAAGGTGGTATGCTAATAACCTTTATACCTGAAACATTAAAAGGCGATGAGCGTGATAAAATGATCCTAGAGGAGATCAGAGATACAGAAATTATTTATGGCGGTTTTCTCAAGGAAGAGCAATTCGTAGCAGCGCACTTGCTACGCTGGATTCATGCCCCCTTCGCCGGGGTTAACCGGATTCTGGAAATCCCGCAACTGCTGGAAAGTGAGGTAATACTCACCAATGCAGCGGGAATCATGGCGGGCGCTTTGGCGGATCAAGTCATGGGTTACATTATTCTGCATGCTCGCGATTTATTGGAACAGCGAGAATATCAAAAGCAGCATAAATGGGTGAGCAACTGGAATCAGAACCAACCGGCGGCGCTTGCCGGTAAAACGTTGGGGATTATAGGCTATGGCAAAATAGGACGCGAAATAGCTAAACGGGCATGTGCCTTTGATATGCGTGTTATTGCAACTAAGCGAACCCTTGATGTGGCATACCCGGAATTGGATAGATTATACCCCGATACCGAATTAAAGAATCTGCTGGCGGAAAGTGACTATATAGTATTAGCCGCACCGCTGACCCCCCAAACAAAGGGGTTAATAGGGTACGCAGAATTTGAAGTGATGAAACGAACCGCCTATTTTATCAATATTGCAAGAGGGGCATTGGTCAAAGAAGCTGAAATGGTCGCAGCATTAAAAGACTCGCTCCTTAGCGGTGCAGCACTGGACGTATTTGAAACTGAACCCTTACCCGAAGACTCTCCTATTTGGGAGTTATCTAATGTGTTTATAACGCCCCATTCGTCCGGCAGTTTTGATGGTTTTTTACCCTCTACGGCAGAATTTTTCTGTCAGAACCTGTACCGATGGCTCAATGGTGAGACTTTGCTAAATATTGTAAACAAAAGGCTTGGCTATTGACGTTAATATAGGTGACAATTAAATGGACACAGGCGCTATATGATTCAATTATTGATTGATAACCCTCTTTTGTTATTGGCGCTAGTAGCAGCAATCGGCTACCCGCTAGGACAAATTAAGGTTGGTGGAAGTAGTTTGGGCGTAGCAGCAGTACTGTTTGTAGGTATTGCTTTCGGAGCGCTCGACCCTAACGTGAAGTTACCGGAAATTGTGTACCAGTTAGGGCTAATTTTGTTCGTTTACACGGTGGGTTTGACCAGTGGGCCGGGCTTCTTTGCCTCATTCCGACGCAGCGGTTTCCGGGACAACCTGATGGTCGGCACAATGCTGCTACTTGCCGCTATTATGGCTTTTGGTGCTAATAAAATATTCGAGATGAAAGCCACTATCACTGCCGGGCTTTACGCCGGTAGCCTTACCAATACACCAGCTTTGGCAGGCGCACTCGAATATATCAAGACTTCCGCGCCTAAAGACAGCGTGGAACAGATGTTGGCAGAACCGGTGGTAAGCTATTCGGTAGCCTATCCGATGGGTGTAATCGGCATGATTGTCGTAATCTATATACTTCAAAAGGTTTGGAAGATAGATTATGCCAAAGAAAGCCGCGCCCACAAGGAATTCGGAAACAGTGGCGAGAAACTAATAAATCTCACAGTGCTGGTGCAAAACCCTGAAGTTGGAAGCTATCCGGTTCAGGGCTTGATTCGGAAATACAGATGGGAAGTTGTACTGAGCAGAATTAAACACGAAAATCGCCTTTCTTTGGTAGGCGGAAAAACGCAGATGCTACCGGGCGATCTGGTGAGCATCATCGGAACGGAAGAAGATGTTAAGCTTGCAGCTAACTGGTTAGGAGTAATCAGCGATGAGCAAATTGATATGGATCGTTCTGAACTAGATTTCCGCCGTATGTTTGTATCCAACCGTCAAGTGGTGGGACATACAATCCGCTCATTGAGATTGCACGAAAAAGTCGGCGCTATCCTCACTCGTATTCGGCGAGGCGATGTGGAATTTCTGGCGCAAGGCGATACCGTGCTGGAGTTGGGCGATAGAGTCAGGGTTGTTGCTCCTCCTAAGAGAATGGCTGAGGTCGGGAAAATATTGGGTGACTCCTATCATGCCCTCAGTGAAATTGACATCATGAGTTTTAGCTTGGGGTTAGCGTTAGGTTTGCTGGTTGGGGCAATCCCGATACCACTGCCAGGAGGAATCACTTTCAAACTCGGTAATGCTGGCGGACCTTTGATAGTTGCGCTGATTCTTGGCAAAATACATCATACCGGGCGAATTGTGTGGGATTTACCCTACAGCGCTAATCTGTTGGTAAGGCAGTTAGGTCTGGTGTTCTTTCTGGCAGCAATTGGTACTCGTGCCGGTTATCCTTTTGTAAGTACCTTTACCAAAGGTGGGGGCGTTTTAATCTTCCTGATTGGTATAGTCATTACTGTGACTATGGCGCTGTTGACGCTCTTTATCGGTCATAAAGTTTTCAAAATTCCGATGGGTGTAATGCTTGGTATCTTAGCAGGTTTGCAAACCCAACCGGCAGTGCTAGGCTTTGCGTTGGAACAAACCAAAAACGATTTACCCAATATTGGATACTCAACTGTCTATCCGGTGGCTATTATTTCAAAAATCCTGTTCACGCAGATTCTATTAACATTGCTACTCTAGCTCAATTGCGCTGAGTGCTTGCGGGTATAGGAAATTCTTTTACAAATGAAAGGGTTTGGCATGCTTGACAAAGAGGTTAATCAATTCGAAGCGCCATACACTACCCAAGTTCCGGTTACTGAGGTTGTTCAAGGAGTCGAAATTACCGACCCTTATCGCTGGTTGGAAAATGGGGAGAGCGTAGAAGTACGCGCTTGGACTGAAACTCAGAATACCTATACCCGCTCATGGCTGGAAACCAGACCCGGTTTGTCAGAACTAAAAGCCAGACTAAGCCAACTTTTAAAAGTCGGGTTTGTGTATCCACCCATTCGTAAAGCAAAACGCTATTTCTTCATCTCACGAAGTGGCGCACAGAATCAAGCAGTTCTTTATGTGCGTGAAAATGGCGAGGATAAACCACTAATAGACCCGGCAACCCTCAGTGAAGACGGTACAATAGCCTTAGATTGGTGGCATCCCTCCGAAAATGGTGAACTGGTAGCCTATGGGCTTTCAGAAGGGGGTAGCGAACTAAGCACACTTTATATCCTCGATATTGCAACCGGAAAGAACTTATCCGATAGTATTGCCTTCACCCGCTTTTGCAATCTAGCATGGTTGCCTGATAGCAGCGGGTTTTATTATACCCGTTTTCCTGAGCCGGGAAGTGTTCCAGCGGGAGAAGAGTTTTACAATCTAAAAGTATTTCTTCACAAGTTGGATGATGCAGTTGGACAGGATATATTAATCTTTCAAGATTCAGACCCGCAGGCTGGTCTTGAGCTATTGCTGGCGGACAATGGACGCTATTTACTAGTTACAGTAGCCCACAGTTGGGCTGTAACCGATTTATATTGGGCGGACATACAACAACCTGAACCCGTTTTTAGCAAACTAACCGAAGGTCTTCAATCTCTGAACTTAGTCGAAGAATCAAACGGCTATCTCTATATCCTCACAAACCGAGGTGCGCCCCGCTTTCGGGTTTTCAAAACCTCGGTTGCCACTCCTGCCTTTGAAAACTGGCGCGAGATCATCCCTGAAGGCGAACACCCACTGCAAAACCTCAAGGTAATCGGGCAACAGTTGGTTGGTATATTTCTGCATAACGCTATTTCGCGGATAACTCTTTATGATTTGGAAGGCAAGCCGGAAAAGGATGTCGAATTGCCTGCGCTGGGAACGGTTTACGGACCAATGAACAGCAGCAAAGAAGATGAGTTACTTTTTTCTTTCACCTCTTTTGCCTACCCGATTACCGCTTATAGCTATCATATCGGCAAAGAACAGCTAGAAATTTTCAAAGCGCACCCAAATCCACCCGGTTTTGACCCTTCAAATATTGCAGTAAAACAAGTCTGGTATAACTCTAAAGACGGCACTCCCGTTTCAATGTTCATAGTGCATAAAGCCGACCTCACTGTAAACGAGCAGTGCCCGGTCTGGTTAACCGGCTACGGGGGATTCAATGTCAGCCGCACTCCAGAATACGGTTCCGGTTGGTTGCGACTCTGGCTGGAACAAGGGGGCATTTTTGCGCTGCCAAACCTGCGCGGGGGTGGCGAATACGGCGAAAAGTGGCACGAAGGTGGTATGCTTGGCAACAAACAGAATACTTTTGATGATTTTATCGCTGCGGGTGAGTGGCTAATTGCCAATAATTATACCAACTCGACTAGGTTGGTGATTCAGGGGGGCAGTAATGGCGGGCTTTTGGTAGGGGCAGCTATCACCCAACGCCCAGACTTATTTCAGGTAGCAATTTGCCAAGTGCCTTTGTTGGATATGATCCGCTATCACCTGTTTTTGATTGCGCGTATCTGGATTCCTGAATACGGCAGCAGCGAAGACTCCGAACAATTCCAATGGATGTACGCCTATTCGCCCTACCACCATGTAAAAGATGGTCAAAAATATCCGGCTACGCTGATAACTACGGGTGAAAGTGACGGAAGAGTAGACCCGCTACACGCCCGAAAAATGGCGGCTTTGTTGCAGGCAAAAGCCGATAAAACGCGCCCAATACTAATACGTATAGAAACAAGAGCAGGGCATGGGCAGGGAAAGCCTGTTAGCAAAATGGTTGATGAGCAAGCAGAAATTATGGCTTTTGTACTCTGGCAATTGGGACTAGAGAAGGCAGTTTAACGATACCAGTTCTTGCAACGTGCCATTTCGCTACCTAAAAGCCCAAGAGTTACGGGACCATCCGTTGCCCCGCTTATTATTTCAAGGCGTGCAAACTCAAAATACTGGATTTTCTTTTTGGAATTGCCTTCACTCACTTCAAAAGCGGTGCTTAATGGTTGCCCGATAGCGGGATTAGCTTTCAGATAATTGGCAAAGGAAGTATCCACTCTTGGAGTGCCAGTTCCCACATTCGGCGGGGGTTTGGGTACTGCTTCGCAGTTCTGAACCCCAAGCACATCACTGCCTAGCTTACCCAATTTTACGAGTTTATCATTTGTACTCTGTACCAACCAGCCGCGTTCTAGGAACTGGACATGCCCTATGCCTTCCCAATCAAACTCCTCGCTAATCGGATAGCCAAAACGACCAACACCACCAGAGCTATCATAGAGCTTCAGGAACTCACCACGTAAGTTGTGACGAGTAGCAGCAACAAAGCGTCCACCATCGGCTAGAGTTGTATCAACCGTACCACCGGAAAGAGGGTAGAAATTCAAAGCTTCGGCAGGTAGGGCAAAGCTAGTACTCAAGCCGGCGCTGGAAGTTATAGCTAGGTTGCCTTTGCTAAATAATAGCTGAGTAGGCGCATCTAAAGGCAGGTCTTTACGGAAATTATTCGTATTGGTATCACGCGGAGTTATAACCAGAGTGTATTTCATAGTGAAATCAAGCTTGGAGAAGTCAGCCTGATTCAGTTGGAAACCCAACAATGGGGTATAGCTAAGTTCTCGCCAAACAGAGCGTTGCTCATTTTGAGCCGCCAACCACATTTGTACACTCTCGGGCTTTACGCCTTCAAGCGTTACTAGTACTCGTGATGAACGTGCAATTGTTGCGGTTAGATTAGGGCTAGTGCCTTGAGCAGAGTTTGCTTGAGTTGAGGCAACTTGGGTTGAACTATCTGAGGGTTGGCTCATCCGCGAAACTATGTTAATAGCTACAAATATTACCGCTATAAAAATTACAAGCCCTAATAATGCGGGTATCCAAAAATTTCGGGCAATTTCTATAAAGCGGTTGGGACCTATTGGCTGAGAAAGTGGTCGAGAAGCTACCGGTGGAGGAGGTGCGAATGACCCTGACCGACGCGATTCGCGCATGGCAGCAGATTGAAGCGGATCCACCATGTTTGGAGTGCGAGTTTCACCGGATACTCCGACCAGACGTTCCGGTTTCTGGAAACGCTCATCACTTGAGGCTGCCGCTGCTGCAACATAACCGCTAGGTGCAACAGGGGGTAAGTAAGTATAGCTCCCTTGTTCCGAAGCAGCCGAAGGATTGATTACTGGAACTTTTTGAGTGGCACCGGTTATATTAGATTGGGTATATTGGGCTTCAATGGCTGAAATAGACGGTTTTTCAGGTTTAGGAGGTACAGAATCCGGCAAATCTACCGGGGGCGCACCTCTAGAACCATAAGTATTCTCTTTCCCCATCCTTTCTATTTCACTAAGACGTTGCTGGGCAGCGCTCATGCCTAACGATTGCGCCTTAATAAAATAAGGTTTTGCCTCCGAATATTGCTTTTGCTCTAACAACCATTTCCCATAATCATAGCAAACGCGGGGGAAAGTGGGCTGCCACGGGTTAGGTGAAAGAATCTGATTGAGTTGATCTACTAGATATATATATTCTGCGCCAACTTCCCTGCGCCCGTTATCCCATGCTTTCTGAGCGCGGCTGACCCGATCTTTAAGTCGTCCCATCCCTTCGGTTTCCGGCTTGCCGTCTGGCCCACTTGGAATGACCATGTTTTCCAGCCCATTGGGGACAGGCACAGTACTCTTAAAGCGTAGACCGGTCTGAGCGGATTGGCGGATGCGCTTATCTTGCAGCGACCTGAGTTTGGAATTTGCCAGCGAAACCAGCCTTTTATCACGGGGACGCAACGGCACAATTAATTCGTACCAGCCAATCGCATCATCGTCTTCTGAGTTACGAGCTGCTTCATCGCCCAACTGCATATACACCGAACACAAATCATCCTGTATCGAACCGAATTCCGGGTCACGCGCATAAAGGTTCTGAGCGATTGATAATTTTTGACTTATTGTAAGATCGGTACGTTTAAGCTCAAGATATAACTGATTTATCTCCTGAAGTTGACGTATGCGGTTATCCTGCGGTTGTAATCGTCCTGCAAAATTGGCGTATGTAAGACTTAAATTATAGTTACTTTCGCTACTGGCACGCTTGCTTTCGTTCAGGCAATGATCAAAAATAAGCTGATCATAACGAGTTATGCCTTTTTCCAGCAACGATAGGTAAAATTGCTCTGCTTTTGCCGATTCGCTGTTCTCAATCGCTGAACCAATATAACGCACCAGATAATTGCTGAGAGTTTCGTACAAACCATGGTGATCAGGTTCAAGCAATTCCAGTTCAATTAGCTGGTTTAAGCCTTCTTCCCACTGCCCAAGCGCAAAAGATTGCTGTCCTTGCGACATTATTGTCTCAAGTTGTGGCGCTTTTTCTTCCACTGCGGGCAAATCTACCACTCCAATTGGCTGGTAGGGTATAGCTTTTAAGGGAATTGCGCTTAGCGTAGAGGGTTCTTCAGAAAACTCGACTATATCTTCAACCGAATTGACACGTTCATAGAGATCAAGGGCAGTACGTTCCAAAAGTTTTGCCAAGCCGGGCATTACTACATGCTCGCCAATTCCATCG contains:
- a CDS encoding D-2-hydroxyacid dehydrogenase; translation: MPGKLLCLSGLTSEFQDKIRNIAAKGGMLITFIPETLKGDERDKMILEEIRDTEIIYGGFLKEEQFVAAHLLRWIHAPFAGVNRILEIPQLLESEVILTNAAGIMAGALADQVMGYIILHARDLLEQREYQKQHKWVSNWNQNQPAALAGKTLGIIGYGKIGREIAKRACAFDMRVIATKRTLDVAYPELDRLYPDTELKNLLAESDYIVLAAPLTPQTKGLIGYAEFEVMKRTAYFINIARGALVKEAEMVAALKDSLLSGAALDVFETEPLPEDSPIWELSNVFITPHSSGSFDGFLPSTAEFFCQNLYRWLNGETLLNIVNKRLGY
- a CDS encoding prolyl oligopeptidase family serine peptidase; translation: MKGFGMLDKEVNQFEAPYTTQVPVTEVVQGVEITDPYRWLENGESVEVRAWTETQNTYTRSWLETRPGLSELKARLSQLLKVGFVYPPIRKAKRYFFISRSGAQNQAVLYVRENGEDKPLIDPATLSEDGTIALDWWHPSENGELVAYGLSEGGSELSTLYILDIATGKNLSDSIAFTRFCNLAWLPDSSGFYYTRFPEPGSVPAGEEFYNLKVFLHKLDDAVGQDILIFQDSDPQAGLELLLADNGRYLLVTVAHSWAVTDLYWADIQQPEPVFSKLTEGLQSLNLVEESNGYLYILTNRGAPRFRVFKTSVATPAFENWREIIPEGEHPLQNLKVIGQQLVGIFLHNAISRITLYDLEGKPEKDVELPALGTVYGPMNSSKEDELLFSFTSFAYPITAYSYHIGKEQLEIFKAHPNPPGFDPSNIAVKQVWYNSKDGTPVSMFIVHKADLTVNEQCPVWLTGYGGFNVSRTPEYGSGWLRLWLEQGGIFALPNLRGGGEYGEKWHEGGMLGNKQNTFDDFIAAGEWLIANNYTNSTRLVIQGGSNGGLLVGAAITQRPDLFQVAICQVPLLDMIRYHLFLIARIWIPEYGSSEDSEQFQWMYAYSPYHHVKDGQKYPATLITTGESDGRVDPLHARKMAALLQAKADKTRPILIRIETRAGHGQGKPVSKMVDEQAEIMAFVLWQLGLEKAV
- a CDS encoding PP2C family protein-serine/threonine phosphatase, whose amino-acid sequence is MAQFALRIIEEAHIGLRKKEQQDFHGHTFIPANPDKNLLPCCLVAVADGVSMGAAGALASRTAVENLLAEFARLYSSGQLEAGFALEKALLKANLEVFKLARDRPGMATTLVSALILGDQLITAHIGDSRIYLVRPNLNFEPITIDHSWVKEFGENLVRKGYLTEEELKKDGRRHSITRALGLQDSLLVDFNVRTLQDGDLILTCTDGLWDMVGEYKIEKILASGLPEAKSSTGQEKLDALCHNLVQAALDVGGRDNITVSMTLVDGIGEHVVMPGLAKLLERTALDLYERVNSVEDIVEFSEEPSTLSAIPLKAIPYQPIGVVDLPAVEEKAPQLETIMSQGQQSFALGQWEEGLNQLIELELLEPDHHGLYETLSNYLVRYIGSAIENSESAKAEQFYLSLLEKGITRYDQLIFDHCLNESKRASSESNYNLSLTYANFAGRLQPQDNRIRQLQEINQLYLELKRTDLTISQKLSIAQNLYARDPEFGSIQDDLCSVYMQLGDEAARNSEDDDAIGWYELIVPLRPRDKRLVSLANSKLRSLQDKRIRQSAQTGLRFKSTVPVPNGLENMVIPSGPDGKPETEGMGRLKDRVSRAQKAWDNGRREVGAEYIYLVDQLNQILSPNPWQPTFPRVCYDYGKWLLEQKQYSEAKPYFIKAQSLGMSAAQQRLSEIERMGKENTYGSRGAPPVDLPDSVPPKPEKPSISAIEAQYTQSNITGATQKVPVINPSAASEQGSYTYLPPVAPSGYVAAAAASSDERFQKPERLVGVSGETRTPNMVDPLQSAAMRESRRSGSFAPPPPVASRPLSQPIGPNRFIEIARNFWIPALLGLVIFIAVIFVAINIVSRMSQPSDSSTQVASTQANSAQGTSPNLTATIARSSRVLVTLEGVKPESVQMWLAAQNEQRSVWRELSYTPLLGFQLNQADFSKLDFTMKYTLVITPRDTNTNNFRKDLPLDAPTQLLFSKGNLAITSSAGLSTSFALPAEALNFYPLSGGTVDTTLADGGRFVAATRHNLRGEFLKLYDSSGGVGRFGYPISEEFDWEGIGHVQFLERGWLVQSTNDKLVKLGKLGSDVLGVQNCEAVPKPPPNVGTGTPRVDTSFANYLKANPAIGQPLSTAFEVSEGNSKKKIQYFEFARLEIISGATDGPVTLGLLGSEMARCKNWYR
- a CDS encoding aspartate:alanine exchanger family transporter, whose translation is MIQLLIDNPLLLLALVAAIGYPLGQIKVGGSSLGVAAVLFVGIAFGALDPNVKLPEIVYQLGLILFVYTVGLTSGPGFFASFRRSGFRDNLMVGTMLLLAAIMAFGANKIFEMKATITAGLYAGSLTNTPALAGALEYIKTSAPKDSVEQMLAEPVVSYSVAYPMGVIGMIVVIYILQKVWKIDYAKESRAHKEFGNSGEKLINLTVLVQNPEVGSYPVQGLIRKYRWEVVLSRIKHENRLSLVGGKTQMLPGDLVSIIGTEEDVKLAANWLGVISDEQIDMDRSELDFRRMFVSNRQVVGHTIRSLRLHEKVGAILTRIRRGDVEFLAQGDTVLELGDRVRVVAPPKRMAEVGKILGDSYHALSEIDIMSFSLGLALGLLVGAIPIPLPGGITFKLGNAGGPLIVALILGKIHHTGRIVWDLPYSANLLVRQLGLVFFLAAIGTRAGYPFVSTFTKGGGVLIFLIGIVITVTMALLTLFIGHKVFKIPMGVMLGILAGLQTQPAVLGFALEQTKNDLPNIGYSTVYPVAIISKILFTQILLTLLL